From Elusimicrobiota bacterium, the proteins below share one genomic window:
- a CDS encoding asparaginase domain-containing protein produces MTIKLLITGGTFDKEYNELNGELFFRRTHLYEMLKLGRARVPVKVKTLMMIDSLFMTAADRKRILKECLASREKRIVITHGTDTMPQTAKVLGPGIKDKTVVLTGAMVPYKFGSSDGMFNLGSALSFAQTLPPGVYIAMNGRYFNWHNVRKNKNKGEFEEIP; encoded by the coding sequence ATGACCATTAAATTACTTATCACCGGCGGGACTTTTGACAAAGAATACAACGAACTCAACGGCGAACTTTTCTTTCGCCGGACGCATCTTTACGAAATGCTGAAACTCGGCCGCGCGCGAGTGCCGGTGAAAGTAAAAACGCTCATGATGATAGACAGCCTTTTCATGACGGCCGCCGACAGAAAAAGAATACTGAAAGAGTGTCTTGCCTCCCGGGAAAAACGCATAGTAATAACCCACGGCACCGATACTATGCCCCAAACCGCAAAGGTCCTTGGGCCAGGCATCAAGGACAAGACCGTCGTCCTCACCGGCGCCATGGTTCCCTACAAGTTCGGTTCTTCCGACGGAATGTTCAATTTAGGCTCAGCGCTCTCTTTCGCGCAAACGCTCCCCCCGGGCGTTTATATCGCCATGAACGGCAGGTATTTCAACTGGCACAATGTTCGCAAAAACAAGAATAAGGGCGAGTTTGAAGAGATTCCCTAG
- a CDS encoding aminopeptidase gives MKKNSKKSELAYSNKNGYEKLPKAELKTLEEYNRLYLEFIARAKTERDAHDEAVTLLETAGFKDLRKFEKDNIRLTAGDRVYKSCSGKTLMAVIIGKKPLEAGMHIVGAHTDSPRIDIKQNPLYESGDMAFLDTHYYGGIKKYQWVTIPLALHGVFIKPDGKKIKVSVGEDPSEPVLCITDLLPHLAQDQMKKTLAEGIDGECLDAIVGSIPAEGRGLKEKIKSNALRLLNEKYGITEEDFLSAELELVPAARPREAGLDRSMVLGYGQDDRVCAYAGLKALIDLKGAPEYTSCVLLCDKEEIGSVGATGMASNFFENTAAELLNLTSDTYSELSLKRALERSWMLSADVNSLFDPLFPAVSEKKNTAIMNHGLCLTKYTGARGKSGSSDANAEFLAEIRRIFAKARVIWQTGELGKVDQGGGGTIAWLMARYGMQVVDCGVGLLSMHAPMELAGKLDIYMAYKGYLAFLKDGRK, from the coding sequence ATGAAAAAAAATTCCAAAAAATCCGAGCTGGCCTATTCAAACAAAAACGGCTACGAGAAACTGCCTAAAGCGGAGCTGAAAACCCTGGAGGAGTACAATCGTCTTTACCTTGAATTTATCGCCAGGGCGAAAACGGAAAGGGACGCCCACGACGAGGCTGTTACCCTGCTTGAAACAGCCGGTTTCAAGGACCTGCGCAAATTTGAAAAAGACAATATACGGCTTACGGCGGGCGACAGGGTGTACAAATCCTGTTCCGGCAAAACGCTGATGGCCGTTATTATAGGAAAAAAACCGCTTGAGGCGGGCATGCACATTGTGGGCGCCCATACCGATTCCCCCCGCATAGACATAAAGCAGAACCCGCTCTACGAAAGCGGCGATATGGCGTTTTTAGACACCCACTATTACGGCGGCATAAAAAAATACCAGTGGGTTACCATACCGCTGGCGCTTCACGGCGTGTTTATAAAGCCGGACGGCAAAAAAATAAAAGTGAGCGTGGGAGAGGACCCCTCCGAGCCCGTGTTATGCATAACCGATCTTTTGCCGCATCTGGCGCAGGACCAGATGAAAAAAACGCTGGCTGAAGGCATAGATGGCGAGTGCCTCGACGCCATAGTCGGCTCAATTCCGGCTGAGGGCAGGGGGCTGAAAGAAAAGATAAAAAGCAACGCGCTCAGGCTGCTGAACGAAAAATACGGCATTACGGAAGAGGATTTCCTTTCCGCGGAGCTTGAACTGGTGCCGGCGGCCAGACCCCGCGAGGCGGGCCTTGACCGTTCCATGGTCCTCGGCTACGGCCAGGACGACCGCGTTTGCGCATACGCGGGCCTGAAAGCCCTGATTGACCTTAAAGGCGCGCCGGAATACACCTCATGCGTGCTGCTTTGCGACAAGGAGGAAATAGGTTCTGTGGGCGCAACCGGCATGGCCTCGAATTTTTTCGAGAACACCGCCGCGGAGCTTTTAAATCTTACCTCCGATACTTACAGTGAGCTTTCCCTGAAACGCGCGCTTGAGCGTTCGTGGATGCTTTCCGCCGATGTAAACTCCCTTTTTGACCCGCTGTTCCCGGCGGTTTCGGAAAAGAAAAACACGGCAATTATGAATCACGGGCTTTGCCTGACAAAATATACCGGCGCGCGCGGCAAGTCCGGCTCTTCCGACGCCAACGCCGAGTTTTTGGCCGAGATTCGGCGTATTTTCGCGAAGGCCAGAGTGATCTGGCAGACCGGCGAACTGGGAAAGGTTGACCAGGGCGGCGGCGGCACCATAGCCTGGCTGATGGCCCGCTACGGTATGCAGGTGGTTGACTGCGGCGTGGGATTACTGTCCATGCACGCGCCCATGGAGCTTGCGGGAAAGCTGGATATTTACATGGCCTATAAAGGTTATCTGGCGTTCCTGAAAGACGGGAGAAAATAG
- a CDS encoding MFS transporter, with translation MQNAKYSRRVLFLIFFISLFNYIDRQALYAVFPLIKKDLLLSDAKLGFLASSFMLVYMCFAPLVGYFGDKYRRPLIIGVSAIFWSAATVCTGFIKSYGQLILTRSAVGVGEAGYGTVSPSYLAEWFPVEKRARVMSLYALAIPVGSAVGYLLGGLLGERFGWRTAFFMVAAPGILLGIIALFFRETDDKKARVSEVSFSHYTELFKNRTYLLITLSQSISTFSVGGMAAWMPSFFVRSYGLGVARAGFLFGAVTVAAGIAGNFTGGWAADWLRARNKRSYFIVGYLSFFLSMPFGVAAVLTDNLHTSLTMIFFAEFFIFMNSGPYHAAIVETIPVSMRSMAFALNIFIIHAMGDALSPYLLGIFSDHFGLALAIFMAVLYLAMGGVTSIFAGYCYKKDFHPEIA, from the coding sequence ATGCAAAACGCTAAATATTCGCGCCGGGTGCTGTTTCTGATATTTTTCATCAGCCTTTTCAATTATATAGACCGCCAGGCCCTTTACGCCGTTTTTCCGCTTATCAAAAAGGACCTGCTTCTCAGCGACGCAAAGCTTGGTTTTCTGGCGTCATCCTTCATGCTGGTTTATATGTGTTTCGCGCCGCTGGTGGGGTATTTCGGCGATAAATACCGCAGGCCCCTCATTATCGGAGTAAGCGCTATTTTCTGGAGCGCGGCCACGGTGTGCACGGGCTTTATAAAAAGCTACGGCCAGCTGATCCTTACCCGCTCCGCCGTGGGCGTAGGCGAGGCGGGCTACGGAACCGTTTCTCCGTCTTATCTGGCTGAGTGGTTCCCGGTTGAGAAGCGCGCCCGTGTTATGTCTCTTTACGCTTTGGCTATTCCGGTGGGCAGCGCCGTAGGCTACCTGCTTGGCGGCTTATTGGGAGAGCGTTTTGGCTGGAGAACCGCTTTTTTTATGGTGGCTGCGCCGGGAATACTGCTTGGCATTATTGCCTTGTTTTTCCGTGAAACGGACGATAAAAAGGCCAGGGTAAGCGAAGTGTCTTTCTCGCACTATACGGAGCTTTTTAAGAACAGGACTTACCTGCTTATAACGCTTTCCCAGTCCATAAGCACTTTCTCGGTGGGCGGCATGGCCGCCTGGATGCCGTCTTTTTTCGTGCGCAGTTACGGGCTTGGCGTTGCCAGGGCCGGTTTTCTTTTCGGAGCTGTTACCGTGGCCGCGGGTATTGCCGGAAATTTCACCGGCGGCTGGGCGGCGGACTGGCTTCGCGCGCGCAATAAGCGGTCTTATTTTATAGTAGGTTACCTGAGTTTTTTCCTCAGTATGCCTTTCGGCGTGGCGGCTGTGCTCACGGACAACCTGCACACTTCGCTCACCATGATTTTTTTCGCCGAGTTCTTTATTTTTATGAATTCAGGGCCTTATCACGCGGCTATTGTGGAAACCATCCCGGTCAGTATGCGTTCCATGGCTTTCGCCCTTAACATATTCATAATTCACGCTATGGGCGACGCTCTCTCCCCGTATTTGCTGGGTATTTTTTCCGATCACTTCGGCCTGGCGCTGGCGATTTTTATGGCCGTGCTTTACCTGGCGATGGGCGGCGTAACTTCAATATTCGCCGGCTACTGTTATAAAAAAGATTTCCACCCGGAGATAGCCTGA
- a CDS encoding RluA family pseudouridine synthase: MNPFEIVFEENDLIVANKSSGLLTMPGRGPAAKERNLLALLTRALKCPVFVVHRLDKDASGLILFARSAEAHRYYSGLFETRDITKKYLAAVNGLITEKKGEIDKPLVQGGSGRVSVAFDGKTSITRYETLEHYKNSTLLEVSILTGRRHQIRVHLYSIGHPIVGDRVYGDQEKQRQWPRLMLHAYELKFKDRNGKKLSFRADPPKDFMSVLPFL, translated from the coding sequence ATGAACCCTTTTGAGATCGTATTTGAGGAAAATGACCTTATAGTGGCCAATAAATCCTCGGGCCTGCTGACAATGCCGGGCCGCGGCCCTGCCGCCAAAGAGCGAAATCTTCTGGCCTTGCTGACCCGGGCGCTTAAATGCCCCGTGTTCGTTGTTCACCGGCTGGATAAAGACGCCAGCGGCCTTATATTGTTCGCCCGCAGCGCCGAGGCACACCGCTACTATTCAGGGCTTTTTGAGACCAGGGACATTACCAAGAAATATCTGGCCGCCGTGAACGGGCTTATAACGGAGAAAAAAGGGGAAATTGACAAGCCGCTCGTTCAGGGAGGATCGGGCCGCGTGTCAGTGGCTTTCGACGGGAAGACCTCCATAACCCGCTACGAGACGCTTGAACACTATAAAAATTCCACGCTGCTTGAAGTTTCCATTTTAACCGGGCGCCGCCATCAGATAAGAGTGCACCTGTATTCCATAGGCCACCCCATTGTCGGAGACAGGGTTTACGGCGATCAGGAGAAACAAAGACAATGGCCGCGCCTGATGCTGCACGCCTATGAATTGAAGTTCAAAGACAGGAACGGCAAGAAACTGTCGTTCCGGGCCGACCCGCCGAAAGATTTTATGAGCGTGCTGCCGTTTTTGTAA